TTCGCGGAACGCGTTGTCCGCCTCTGACCAGCTCAGGTCCATGACTCTCCTTGCCTCCGGCTATCTAACCTAGCTATATAACTAGCAGTTCGACATGGTGTTGGGAAACCCCGGCAGTGGTGGTTCTGCGGCGACGGCGACATAGGGTGGCTCGTGCGCATGATCTGTCTGCAGCCCCCGACGGCGACGGAGACGACCGGCCGGCGGCGGTTCCGACCTGCTGAACGCTACCGTCATCACATTGCCGTGATCCGTACTGGCAACTTCCCCCGAACCACCGGGCGGAACGCGGCACATCCGTGTTCGGGTCGCAGATCGGCACGAAGTCGCCTGAAAATTATGGTCGGAGCGCTGTGACGGGCGGCGAGGCGAACCGCAGGGGTGTCGAAGACCATGACGAGTTCAGCTATGGCAATGGCGATAGCTACGAATGGGATGACGAGGCCGACGTCGTTGCTGTCGGTGCCGGACCGGCCGGTCTGGCATGCGCCATTGCCGCTGCTTCGGCCGACCTCGATGTCGTGGTGGCTCGATCCGCACCGACGGTTCAGGAGGACCACGGCGGCGTCCGTGGATGGCTGCCGCGGCTGGACGACCCCGCGACCGACGCGTACTTCGACGCGCTGAGCGCTGAGCTACCGACCGCTGAGGAACCGGATTTGGCGAGGACCGCGGTCCATCTCGCAGAGCGCCCTGATGCCACGCGCCGTCGCGCGATCGACACGTTCGTGGGGTCTCGGCTCTGGGATTGGGCGGCAACCTGTCTGGGTTCGCCCTTCGGTGTCCTGTTCACCAGGGTGTCCTACTGGCCGACCAGATCGATGCGCGACGCCGACGGGACGGCCATCGATGTCGCCGTACTGGGCGAGGTGGTTACGCCGGGACAGACCCTCGGAGACTGGCTCGACGCGGCTGCCGCCGACCAGGGGATCGAGGTCTCCGAACACAGCACATTGCAGCGCCTCGTGTTCGGTGAGGATGGCTGGGTCGACGGTGTGGTTCTCGATACCCCGGCGGGGGCCTGGGCAGTGCGGGCCCGTGTCGGCGTGGCGATCACGGGCACGCAGACCGTGCCGCTGGCGCAGCACCTCGATGCCGGTGATCGCATCGGCCTTGTCGGCCGGCGAGCGGGCCGGTTCGGCAGGCTGGAGGTATTACGCGAGATCGAGCCACCCTCCGTGCCGTGAGGGGGTGCCGGCCGTCAGGGACGGAGTCCCGGAGTGAAATCCACCGGTACGTGCCCTCGGCGCAACAGCGCCTCCATCTCCTCACCGGGGATGGGGCGGGAGAGCAGAAAGCCTTGGGCGCGGTGGCAACCATGGCGTAAGAGCGTCACGGCGGCGGCCTCGGTTTCCACCCCCTCGGCGACCAGCTGCAACCCGAACGCCTCGGCAAGCGCGACGATTGCGCGCACGATGGCCAGATCACCTGGGCTGGATCCCAGGTCACGAACGAAGCTCTTGTCGATCTTCAGTGCCTCGACCGGAAGAGATTTGAGCAGCGACAGCACGCTGTACCCGGTGCCGAAGTCATCGATGGCGACCTGCACCCCCACCTGGTGGAGACCGGCCAGGGTGATTCGCGTCGTGTCGATGTCCTGGACCACGACGCTCTCGGTGATCTCCAGGCAGACCGATCCGGGGTCGATGTCGTACTCGTCGAGGATTGCCGCTACCGATTCGACGAAACCGTCGGCCACCAGTTGCACCGGTGACACGTTGACCCGCAGGACGATATCGTGTCCGACGCCGGAAGCCTGCCAGCGGGCGAACTCCGCGCAGGCGGTGCGCATGACCCAACGACCCAGTTCACCCGCCAGGTTGATGGACTCGGCAACCCCGATGAACGCATCGGGTGACAGCAGGCCACGCGTGGGGTGCTGCCATCGGACCAGCGCCTCGGTAGCGAGCACTTTGCCGGTGCGCATGTCGATCTCGGGCAGGAAGCGCAGGAACAGTGCGCCCGTCTCGATCACGTTCTGCAGGTGCAACTCGATGTCGTTGCGGA
This DNA window, taken from Mycolicibacterium neoaurum, encodes the following:
- a CDS encoding FAD-binding protein — encoded protein: MTGGEANRRGVEDHDEFSYGNGDSYEWDDEADVVAVGAGPAGLACAIAAASADLDVVVARSAPTVQEDHGGVRGWLPRLDDPATDAYFDALSAELPTAEEPDLARTAVHLAERPDATRRRAIDTFVGSRLWDWAATCLGSPFGVLFTRVSYWPTRSMRDADGTAIDVAVLGEVVTPGQTLGDWLDAAAADQGIEVSEHSTLQRLVFGEDGWVDGVVLDTPAGAWAVRARVGVAITGTQTVPLAQHLDAGDRIGLVGRRAGRFGRLEVLREIEPPSVP